The following proteins are encoded in a genomic region of Cryptococcus neoformans var. neoformans JEC21 chromosome 2 sequence:
- a CDS encoding purine-specific oxidized base lesion DNA N-glycosylase, putative: protein MSRPPFPAGWASVRMDPRNLSLANTLPVGQAFLWHRLPLPASDPPFEEYSRAVHSPPRVVCLRQSPTHIYYTAVYPSGSAPEPERSNLSTRQWLEDYFQLVRYPDLEALYLDWRRRDPELFGKVHVNDRATGIRVLRQDPWECLLAFITSTNNHIPRITSLLHKFSQSFTKPVLTLKHPSNGILIPYHLFPAPHQIPTRLEKPLRDMGFGYRAPFIEASLQLLRNKFGDKEGDIEAGLVAWRNEDVDIVRENLIALKGVGRKVADCVMLMCLDKPSLIPIDTHIAHIAARHPAFPSRLKNKAMSKQVYEETQEFLLGRWGPMGGWCQAVLFAADLPQSRGNIKVKTKVESIVKTVVKTETSLDNVGNVRRKRGESEEEKLPVLKRTRSATKQAQQVLVGVDVKYDENTDR, encoded by the exons ATGTCCCGGCCGCCGTTCCCCGCCGGGTGGGCGTCCGTGCGCATGGACCCCCGCAACCTCTCGCTGGCAAACACGCTGCCCGTCGGCCAGGCCTTCCTCTGGCACAggctccccctccccgccAGCGATCCCCCCTTCGAAGAGTATTCCAGGGCAGTACACTCCCCCCCTCGTGTCGTGTGTCTCCGCCAGTCGCCCACGCACATATACTACACTGCCGTATATCCCTCCGGGTCAGCCCCAGAGCCAGAGCGCAGCAATCTCTCCACCAGGCAGTGGCTTGAGGACTACTTCCAGCTGGTCAGATATCCAGACTTGGAAGCCTTGTATCTCGACTGGCGGCGCAGAGACCCAGAGCTGTTTGGTAAAGTACACGTCAATGACAGAGCCACTGGGATCCGGGTCCTCAGGCAAGATCCATGGGAATGTCTCTTAGC CTTCATCACATCCACCAACAACCACATACCACGTATAACTTCGCTACTGCATAAATTCTCGCAATCTTTCACAAAGCCGGTGCTTACTCTCAAACATCCCTCGAATGGTATCTTGATTCCATACCACCTGTTCCCCGCCCCTCATCAGATACCAACAAGACTGGAAAAACCCCTGCGTGACATGGGTTTTGGGTACCGCGCTCCGTTTATCGAAGCCTCTTTGCAGCTGCTCCGCAACAAATTCGGGGATAAAGAGGGAGATATAGAAGCTGGGCTCGTAGCGTGGAGAAACGAAGATGTGGACATTGTACGTGAGAACCTTATTGCATTGAAAGGCGTCGGAAGAAAAGTCGCAGACTGTGTAATGCTCATGTGTCTCGATAAA CCCTCTCTGATTCCCATCGATACCCATATTGCACATATTGCCGCAAGACATCCTGCCTTTCCATCCCGTCTGAAGAACAAGGCAATGTCGAAACAGGTCTATGAGGAGACGCAGGAATTTTTGCTTGGTCGTTGGGGCCCAATGGGAGGATGGTGTCAGGCCGTCTTATTTGCGGCTGATCTCCCTCAATCCCGAGGCAATATAAAAGTGAAGACAAAAGTTGAATCTATTGTGAAAACTGTTGTAAAGACCGAGACAAGCCTGGATAATGTTGGTAACGTCAGGCGGAAACGAGgggagagtgaagaagaaaaactGCCCGTCTTGAAGCGTACTCGCAGTGCGACAAAGCAAGCGCAACAAGTGCTAGTGGGCGTGGATGTAAAGTATGATGAAAATACGGACCGGTAG
- a CDS encoding serine/threonine-protein kinase, putative: MDSDAAAIALDRLKFYARDALLTITQCICKPDATLKINGRSYKIEKLLGEGGFSFVYLIRDLSSDRLYALKKILVTSGQEGVKEAMREVEAYRRFRHPNIIRILDSAVVQDESGDGKIIYLFLPYYSKGNLQDAMANASVTGQRIPERKLLEIFHGTCLAVRAMHQYRLPNISASYPPTREDEPLVGETVFDHDEELTQEDRGELVPYAHRDIKPANIMISDEDEPILMDFGSTIKARITVETRQQALLEQDIAGEHSSMPYRAPELFDVKTGRTLDEKCDIWSLGCTLYAVAYGHSPFEVDGQSIAMAVGSGRYRHPSGYSQDFVQLIDSMLVVDPEHRPDIQKVIELTENILKKT, translated from the exons ATGGACAGCGACGCAGCAGCCATCGCCCTGGACCGTCTCAAGTTCTACGCCAGAGACGCCCTCCTTACAATCACCCAGTGCATCTGCAAGCC CGATGCCACCCTCAAAATAAATGGCCGTTCCTACAAGATTGAAAAGCTCCTCGGAGAAGGCGGCTTTTCGTTTGTGTATCTGATCCGAGATCTCTCCTCAGACCGCCTCTATGCTTTGAAGAAAATCCTAGTAACTTCTGGTCAGGAAGGTGTCAAAGAAGCGATGCGGGAAGTTGAGGCATACAGACGCTTTCGGCATCCAAATATCATTCGCATTCTTGACTCTGCAGTGGTACAGGATGAGTctggagatggaaagatcATCTATCT ATTTCTCCCATATTACTCCAAAGGCAACCTGCAAGATGCAATGGCGAATGCGTCGGTCACAGGCCAGCGTATTCCCGAGAGAAAACTTCTAGAGATTTTCCACGGCACTTGCTTAGC TGTCAGGGCTATGCACCAATATCGCCTTCCAAACATTTCGGCATCTTATCCTCCCACTCGCGAGGATGAGCCACTTGTTGGGGAAACTGTTTTCGATCATGACGAAGAACTAACCCAAGAGGACCGAGGAGAGTTGGTGCCCTATGCACATAGGGATATCAAGCCAGC GAACATAATGATTTCAGATGAGGACGAGCCCATCCTAATGGATTTCGGGTCAACCATCAA GGCTCGAATCACGGTTGAAACACGGCAACAAGCACTTTTGGAGCAG GATATTGCGGGTGAACATTCCTCTATGCCTTACCGTGCTCCCGAGTTATTCGACGTGAAAACAGGCAGAACATTGGATGAGAAATGTGATATATGG TCATTGGGATGTACCCTTTATGCTGTTGCTTATGGTCACTCTCCCTTTGAGGTTGATGGACAATCTATCGCCATGGCTGTTGGCAGCGGTAGATATCGGCATCCTTCAGGTTACTCTCAAGATTTTGTGCAGCTTATTGATAGTatgcttgttgttgatcCTGAGCATAGGCCTGATATACAAAAA GTAATTGAATTGACTGAAAACATACTCAAAAAGACATAG